A region of the Williamwhitmania sp. genome:
AATATCCCCTTACCTACACCAGTATTGAACCTATTCTAAACTCACGACAGCCGGTAAGTAGCAAAGAGCCAGAAGTAATTTTCAACAATTTTTCGTGGGAAAAACTAAAGTCCATTATTATTGCCGATAAGTATTATCTCCGCCCGGAATTAAATATCGAAGAGATGGCCCTATACCTAAAGGTAGGGCGCACCAAACTTTCAAACTGCATCAATAAAGAGGGAGGGATGAATTTTCATGCCTGGATAAATAGCCTCAGAATAGAAGAGGCGAAGAGGCTTATCCAGACAAATCCAAACCTTTCTTTTGCGCAAATAGCGGAGATGGTTGGCTATAGCGAACAATCCAACTTTAGTCGCCAATTTAAACAGATCGTCA
Encoded here:
- a CDS encoding helix-turn-helix transcriptional regulator is translated as MFITSPSFELVVIVINIIFYVVFGLCYIQYPLTYTSIEPILNSRQPVSSKEPEVIFNNFSWEKLKSIIIADKYYLRPELNIEEMALYLKVGRTKLSNCINKEGGMNFHAWINSLRIEEAKRLIQTNPNLSFAQIAEMVGYSEQSNFSRQFKQIVNQAPTIWKHEQLSKNAQINNTRSNLNT